A window from Esox lucius isolate fEsoLuc1 chromosome 16, fEsoLuc1.pri, whole genome shotgun sequence encodes these proteins:
- the uxs1 gene encoding UDP-glucuronic acid decarboxylase 1 isoform X2, translating into MRSIQEHGEMKIEERIDEAVAPLREKIRDLELSFSQKYPPVKFLSEKDRKRILITGGAGFVGSHLTDKLMMDGHEVTVVDNFFTGRKRNVEHWIGHENFELINHDVVEPLYIEVDQIYHLASPASPPNYMYNPIKTLKTNTIGTLNMLGLAKRVGARLLLASTSEVYGDPEVHPQNEEYWGHVNPIGPRACYDEGKRVAETMCYAYMKQEGVEVRVARIFNTFGSRMHMNDGRVVSNFILQALQGEPLTVYGSGSQTRAFQYVSDLVNGLVSLMNSNISSPVNLGNPEEHTILQFAELIRSLVVSRSHIQFLPEAQDDPQRRRPDIRKAKMMLGWEPVVPLEEGLNKTIQYFSRELEHQANNQYIPKPKTARQKKGRPRQHN; encoded by the exons TTTTTCTCAGAAATACCCTCCTGTGAAATTCCTTTCAGAGAAGGATCGGAAAAGGATTCTG ATCACTGGTGGGGCCGGCTTTGTGGGCTCCCACCTGACCGACAAGCTGATGATGGACGGCCACGAGGTGACGGTGGTGGACAACTTCTTCACCGGCCGCAAGAGGAACGTCGAACACTGGATCGGCCACGAGAACTTCGAGCTCATCAACCACGACGTGGTGGAGCCCCTCTACATCGAGG TGGACCAGATCTATCACCTGGCTTCTCCTGCATCTCCTCCCAACTACATGTACAACCCCATCAAGACCCTGAAAACCAACACTATTGGCACCCTCAACATGCTGG GGTTGGCGAAGCGAGTTGGAGCCCGTCTTTTGCTGGCATCTACGTCTGAAGTGTATGGAG ACCCGGAGGTGCACCCCCAGAACGAGGAGTACTGGGGCCACGTCAACCCGATTGGGCCCCGGGCCTGCTACGATGAGGGCAAGCGTGTGGCGGAGACCATGTGCTACGCATACATGAAACAG GAAGGAGTGGAGGTGAGGGTTGCACGCATCTTCAACACCTTCGGATCGCGGATGCACATGAATGATGGCCGCGTGGTCAGCAACTTCATACTGCAGGCGCTGCAGGGAGAACCGCTAACT GTTTATGGTAGTGGATCCCAGACAAGAGCCTTTCAGTATGTGAG TGATCTTGTTAATGGTCTGGTCTCGCTGATGAACAGCAACATCAGCAGCCCAGTCAATCTG GGGAATCCAGAGGAACACACCATATTACAATTTGCTGAGCTCATCCGTAGTCTGGTTG TGAGCCGCAGTCACATCCAGTTCCTTCCGGAGGCACAGGACGACCCTCAGAGACGACGCCCTGACATCCGCAAAGCTAAGATGATGCTGGGCTGGGAACCCGTG GTGCCATTGGAGGAAGGCCTTAATAAGACCATCCAGTACTTCAGCAGAGAGTTGGAACATCAGGCCAACAACCAGTACATCCCCAAACCCAAGACAGCCCGCCAAAAGAAAGGACGACCCAGACAACACAACTGA
- the LOC114841034 gene encoding uncharacterized protein LOC114841034, translating to MGASKGQQRNFCCHGQREEYGCCCQRGWAGPPCQVFCPHQPSGFECATREPCPWQRAANCCLLSPKLHSHSGTPSQTDTTGASSAQVNVYDVCIWSNAIRISSLHMVERNPEQQSAYGRTQSGTAVCIWSNAIRNSSLHMVERNPEQQSAYGRTQSGTAVCIWSNAIRNSSLHMVERNPEQQSAYGRTQSGTAVCIWSNTIRNSSLHMVKRNPEQQSAYGRTLSGTAVCIWSNAIWNNSLHMVKRYQEQQSAYGQTQSGTAVCIWSNAIRNSTSEYNHLLESTGFDPRFLERNLEKDQRKDVFHRLKEKVVLLWQNHILMKVKKVPVATPLQQSSLLTRQTEQELS from the exons ATGGGGGCTTCAAAAGGCCAACAGAGGAATTTCTGTTGTCACGGGCAACGCGAGGAATATGGATGTTGCTGTCAGAGAGGCTGGGCTGGCCCCCCATGTCAGGTGTTTTGCCCACACCAGCCTAGCGGGTTTGAGTGTGCCACGCGTGAGCCGTGCCCTTGGCAGAGGGCGGCGAATTGCTGCCTTCTTTCACCGAAGCTCCACAGCCACAGCGGCACTCCCAGCCAAACAGACACTACTGGAGCTTCCAGCGCACAAGTTAATGTCTACGATGTCTGCATATGGTCGAACGCTATCCGGATCAGCAGTCTGCATATGGTCGAACGCAATCCGGAACAGCAGTCTGCATATGGTCGAACGCAATCCGGAACAGCAGTCTGCATATGGTCGAACGCAATCCGGAACAGCAGTCTGCATATGGTCGAACGCAATCCGGAACAGCAGTCTGCATATGGTCGAACGCAATCCGGAACAGCAGTCTGCATATGGTCGAACGCAATCCGGAACAGCAGTCTGCATATGGTCGAACGCAATCCGGAACAGCAGTCTGCATATGGTCGAACGCAATCCGGAACAGCAGTCTGCATATGGTCAAACACTATCAGGAACAGCAGTCTGCATATGGTCAAACGCAATCCGGAACAGCAGTCTGCATATGGTCGAACGCTATCAGGAACAGCAGTCTGCATATGGTCGAACGCCATCTGGAACAACAGTCTGCATATGGTCAAACGCTATCAGGAACAGCAGTCTGCATATGGTCAAACGCAATCAGGAACAGCAGTCTGCATATGGTCAAACGCAATCCGGAACAGCACTTCAGAGTACAACCACCTGCTGGAGAGCACTGGATTCGACCCCAGATTCCTAGAGAGAAATCTAGAGAAAGACCAGCGCAAGGATGTATTCCACAGACTGAAGGAGAAAGTGGTGCTGTTGTGGCAGAAccatatatt AATGAAAGTGAAGAAGGTGCCAGTGGCCACCCCCCTGCAGCAGAGCAGCCTCTTAACCAGACAAACAGAGCAGGAGCTGAGCTGA